Proteins found in one Amycolatopsis aidingensis genomic segment:
- a CDS encoding DUF899 family protein: MTETPAGDRPLPQIADRQTWQAKIDELRVREKAHTRAGDALAAERRRLPMVEVDPRTPLIGADGPVPLVDVFDGRSQLVAYFQMWHTGRPAAEQCEGCTFSTAHINELSYLHSRDVSYATFCQGPYEESSRYRDFMGWTVPWYSVPQESVDRLVADRHFGILVSYLRDGDQVYETYWTTGRGNEVMAPSYGLLDLTVYGRQETWEDSPEGWPQHWGSKGGQFQLDGRPTSQWSRIKAGHNDDLGT; encoded by the coding sequence CGACGAGCTCCGGGTCAGGGAGAAGGCCCACACCCGGGCCGGGGATGCGCTGGCCGCCGAACGCCGCCGGCTGCCGATGGTCGAGGTCGATCCGCGGACTCCGCTTATCGGAGCCGATGGCCCGGTGCCGTTGGTCGACGTTTTCGACGGCCGGTCCCAGCTGGTCGCCTACTTCCAGATGTGGCACACCGGAAGGCCCGCCGCGGAGCAGTGCGAGGGCTGCACCTTCTCCACCGCCCATATCAACGAGCTGTCCTACCTGCACTCGCGGGACGTCAGCTACGCAACCTTCTGTCAGGGACCGTACGAGGAGAGTTCGCGCTATCGTGACTTCATGGGCTGGACGGTGCCCTGGTACTCGGTGCCGCAGGAATCCGTGGACCGGTTGGTCGCGGACCGCCATTTCGGCATCCTGGTCAGCTATCTCCGTGACGGTGACCAGGTCTACGAGACCTACTGGACCACCGGCCGCGGCAACGAGGTGATGGCACCGTCGTACGGACTGCTGGATCTGACCGTCTACGGCCGGCAGGAGACCTGGGAGGACTCGCCGGAAGGCTGGCCGCAGCATTGGGGTTCCAAAGGCGGCCAGTTTCAGCTGGACGGCCGCCCGACCTCCCAGTGGTCCCGGATCAAGGCCGGGCACAACGACGACCTCGGCACGTAG
- a CDS encoding HNH endonuclease signature motif containing protein has product MTRTFGIDTSRMSEEELLTALGDLEQQRRALYARELAVLAELDGRGTASRKGYRDLPTLTREILRVNPSDARQRVAHARAVVRRYGPGGIPLEPDLPEVGAAAAEGVIGPEHIETIRATVARFPQPVSLPDREHAEALLTKAAREYEPHTVSALGKEILARLDQDGNPPTEEELARPERYLDWRETRGGRLRGSFELDAETAAVLTGLIEPRAKPSSTKDEPDRRSKFQRQGDAFADVLRVAAGCPEEGPTEAGEPFTVMVTITLDDLKHGTGYGLLHGQESYSAAQIRRMACDSYLVPAVLGGRGETLDIGQRTRAVPLAIRRALILRDRGCAFPGCRRKPKQCDAHHVVFWANGGPTALHNLTLLCWYHHNLIHHTDWQVRMRNGLPEFIPPAFLDPERRPRRNLLHRQGGAE; this is encoded by the coding sequence GTGACCAGGACCTTCGGCATCGACACCTCCCGCATGAGCGAGGAGGAACTCCTGACCGCGCTGGGCGACCTCGAACAGCAGCGGCGAGCTCTGTACGCCCGGGAGCTGGCGGTCCTGGCCGAGTTGGACGGCCGCGGCACCGCGAGCCGGAAGGGGTATCGGGACCTGCCGACGTTGACCCGGGAGATACTGCGGGTCAACCCGTCTGACGCCCGCCAACGGGTGGCCCATGCGCGGGCGGTGGTGCGGCGCTACGGCCCGGGTGGGATACCCCTGGAACCCGACCTCCCCGAGGTGGGCGCCGCCGCGGCCGAGGGCGTAATCGGGCCGGAGCACATCGAGACCATCCGGGCGACGGTAGCGCGGTTCCCGCAGCCGGTCAGCCTGCCGGACCGGGAGCATGCCGAGGCCCTGTTGACCAAGGCCGCGCGGGAGTACGAACCCCACACCGTGTCCGCGCTGGGTAAAGAGATTCTGGCCCGCCTGGACCAAGACGGGAATCCACCCACCGAAGAGGAGCTGGCCCGCCCGGAACGCTACCTGGACTGGCGCGAAACCCGGGGTGGGCGGTTACGGGGCAGCTTCGAGCTGGACGCCGAAACCGCCGCGGTACTGACCGGGCTGATCGAACCGAGAGCGAAACCCTCCAGCACCAAAGACGAACCGGACCGGCGCAGCAAGTTCCAACGCCAGGGGGACGCGTTCGCCGACGTGCTGCGCGTGGCAGCCGGATGCCCCGAAGAAGGACCCACCGAGGCCGGCGAACCCTTCACCGTCATGGTCACCATCACCCTCGACGACCTCAAACACGGCACCGGATACGGACTCCTGCACGGGCAGGAGTCCTACTCCGCCGCACAAATCCGCCGCATGGCCTGCGACTCCTACCTCGTGCCCGCCGTCCTGGGCGGGCGAGGCGAGACCCTCGACATCGGACAACGCACACGCGCGGTGCCGCTGGCCATCCGCAGGGCTTTGATTTTGCGGGATCGCGGATGCGCTTTCCCGGGATGCCGGAGAAAACCCAAGCAATGTGACGCGCATCATGTCGTGTTCTGGGCCAACGGGGGACCCACCGCCCTGCACAACCTCACCCTGCTGTGCTGGTACCACCACAACCTCATCCACCACACCGACTGGCAAGTCAGAATGCGCAACGGACTACCCGAGTTCATCCCACCCGCGTTTCTGGACCCGGAGCGAAGACCCAGACGCAACCTCCTCCACCGACAAGGAGGTGCGGAATGA
- a CDS encoding winged helix-turn-helix transcriptional regulator, producing the protein MRKDMRSGCPVNLSLEILGDRWTLLVLRDIIFTGARRFRELLDGPERISSNILADRLGTLVECGLLTRAGDPSHKQKITYSLTEQAIQLVPVFVQLSAWGVRHLPVAEEYAARARVLADGGPSLWEEFMDELRELHLGSHARRAPAPAGPSVATRLEAAYTAALDPGEVSPQ; encoded by the coding sequence GTGCGCAAGGACATGCGATCGGGCTGCCCGGTCAATCTGTCCCTGGAGATCCTGGGTGATCGCTGGACGTTGCTGGTGCTGCGCGACATCATCTTCACCGGCGCCCGGCGGTTCCGCGAGCTGCTGGATGGCCCCGAGCGCATTTCATCGAACATCCTCGCCGACCGGCTCGGCACCCTGGTCGAGTGCGGCCTGCTCACCAGGGCCGGTGACCCCTCGCACAAGCAGAAGATCACCTACAGCCTCACCGAGCAGGCGATCCAGCTCGTGCCCGTCTTCGTCCAACTGAGCGCCTGGGGCGTCCGGCACCTACCGGTGGCTGAGGAGTACGCCGCCAGGGCGCGGGTGCTCGCGGACGGCGGCCCGTCGCTGTGGGAGGAGTTCATGGACGAACTCCGCGAGCTGCACCTGGGTTCGCACGCCCGCCGGGCCCCGGCGCCAGCGGGGCCATCCGTCGCCACCCGGCTGGAGGCTGCGTACACGGCCGCGCTCGACCCCGGCGAGGTCAGCCCGCAGTGA
- a CDS encoding ATP-binding protein: MSGTSGRRDTFGAELRRLRLAAGLSLSALAERVHYSKGYLSKVETGATAPNMSLALLCDAEFGTAGALAELVPASTRRQQVPRPPAPSLPAPPPVTAHFTGREREFEEIRTVLLDDTPAAPPVCVLSGMAGVGKTTLAARIAHRLEARFSDGCLFLDLRGHTPDATEVSAAEALDRCLRALGMPGEEIPRDTDDRAGVYRNRLRGRRFLIVLDNVRSARQVLPLLPAEPNCRVLVTSRNRLHALDDAHHVLLDTMPEADAAALFRRIAGTALPPAGADQHTDRLLTRIGDRCGRLPLAVRIAAARYRGHAGWTPDELVTRLADEQARLDLLDDGERSVTAAFRLSYHDLPEQQRHMFTVLALHPGQDIDLRAACALADTDLPAAERALIGLQDANLLIQRAPRRYQFHDLLRAFATHGAVDAVPQAGRRAAVSRLIDFALAGAERASILLAPHRSRPALHLGRLPLEPTPLPDIDAALAWFTAEWPNLVALCRLAAEQGPRQRCWQLAFSLRDFFFLTKLRQPWIETHALAVAAAKEAGDTRARAGSLNNLGVPYLELGDLDSAAACYQEALGLFHELGDGLGISSALANHAWVTHHRGEHQAAVRDLRHALEFYERQGLPRNAAITLRGIALIEAESGALDDAVPHALAALRSCQELGLDLDAAMTLNCLGLAYYRSGRWDQAARAYQQARTLGAGVGSLHETARAETGLGNLAAARGDRAAAQWHWARAGEHYPELSTLRVAEARDRLAEQARTSSAGAGQP, encoded by the coding sequence ATGAGCGGGACGAGCGGGCGGCGGGACACTTTCGGCGCCGAGCTACGCAGGTTGCGGCTCGCCGCGGGTCTCTCGCTGAGCGCCCTCGCAGAGCGGGTGCACTACAGCAAGGGTTACCTGAGCAAGGTGGAAACCGGCGCCACCGCGCCGAACATGTCGCTTGCGCTGCTGTGCGACGCCGAGTTCGGTACCGCCGGAGCGCTGGCCGAACTCGTACCCGCCAGCACGCGGCGGCAGCAGGTACCACGGCCGCCCGCGCCGTCGCTGCCCGCGCCCCCTCCGGTCACCGCGCACTTCACCGGCCGGGAACGGGAGTTCGAGGAGATCCGGACGGTGCTGCTGGACGACACCCCGGCCGCGCCGCCGGTCTGCGTGCTCAGCGGGATGGCCGGGGTGGGCAAGACCACCCTGGCCGCACGGATCGCGCATCGGCTGGAGGCCAGGTTCAGCGACGGCTGCCTGTTCCTGGACCTGCGCGGTCATACCCCGGACGCCACCGAGGTGAGCGCCGCGGAAGCACTCGACCGCTGTCTGCGCGCCCTCGGTATGCCGGGGGAGGAGATCCCCCGTGACACCGATGATCGCGCCGGTGTCTACCGGAACCGGTTGCGTGGCAGGCGTTTCCTCATCGTGCTGGACAACGTGCGCAGTGCGCGGCAGGTGCTGCCGCTGCTGCCGGCCGAGCCGAACTGCCGGGTGCTGGTCACCAGCCGGAACCGGTTGCACGCTTTGGACGACGCGCACCACGTCCTGCTGGACACCATGCCAGAGGCGGATGCGGCGGCGCTGTTCCGGCGCATCGCGGGCACGGCCCTGCCACCGGCAGGCGCGGACCAGCACACCGACCGGCTGCTGACCCGGATCGGGGACCGGTGCGGCAGGCTGCCCCTTGCGGTGCGGATCGCCGCCGCCCGGTACCGCGGCCACGCCGGCTGGACCCCGGACGAGCTGGTCACCCGGCTGGCCGACGAGCAGGCCAGGCTGGACCTGCTGGACGATGGGGAGCGCAGCGTCACCGCGGCCTTCCGCCTGTCCTACCACGACCTGCCCGAGCAGCAGCGGCATATGTTCACCGTGCTGGCCCTGCATCCGGGCCAGGACATCGACCTGCGCGCCGCCTGCGCCCTTGCCGACACCGACCTGCCCGCGGCCGAGCGCGCGCTCATCGGGCTGCAGGACGCCAACCTGCTCATCCAGCGGGCGCCGCGGCGATACCAGTTCCACGACCTGCTTCGCGCCTTCGCCACGCACGGTGCGGTGGACGCGGTGCCGCAGGCGGGACGGCGGGCCGCGGTCAGCAGGCTGATCGACTTCGCGCTCGCCGGGGCGGAGCGTGCCTCCATCCTGCTGGCTCCGCACCGCAGCAGGCCCGCGTTGCACCTCGGCCGCCTGCCCCTGGAACCCACGCCACTGCCGGATATCGACGCCGCACTGGCCTGGTTCACCGCGGAATGGCCCAACCTCGTCGCGCTCTGCCGGCTGGCCGCCGAGCAGGGACCGCGGCAGCGGTGCTGGCAGCTGGCGTTCAGCCTGCGGGACTTCTTCTTCCTGACCAAGCTGCGGCAGCCCTGGATCGAGACGCACGCCCTCGCCGTGGCCGCGGCGAAGGAGGCAGGGGACACCCGTGCCCGCGCGGGCAGCCTGAACAATCTCGGCGTCCCGTACCTCGAGCTCGGGGACCTCGACTCGGCTGCGGCCTGCTACCAGGAGGCCCTCGGGCTGTTCCACGAACTCGGCGATGGGCTGGGCATCAGCAGCGCACTGGCCAATCACGCCTGGGTGACACATCACCGCGGCGAGCACCAGGCCGCCGTGCGGGACCTGCGCCACGCGCTGGAGTTCTACGAGCGGCAGGGACTGCCGCGCAACGCGGCCATCACGTTGCGCGGTATCGCCTTGATCGAGGCCGAGTCCGGCGCCCTCGACGACGCCGTGCCGCATGCCCTCGCCGCCCTGCGGTCCTGCCAGGAGCTCGGGCTCGACCTGGACGCCGCGATGACGCTCAACTGCCTCGGCCTCGCCTACTACCGATCCGGGCGGTGGGACCAGGCGGCGCGGGCCTACCAGCAGGCTCGCACGCTGGGTGCGGGTGTGGGGAGCCTGCATGAGACGGCCCGCGCGGAGACCGGCCTCGGCAACCTCGCCGCCGCGCGCGGCGACCGGGCCGCGGCGCAGTGGCACTGGGCCAGGGCCGGGGAACACTACCCCGAGCTGAGCACGCTCCGGGTGGCCGAGGCGCGGGACCGGCTCGCCGAGCAGGCCCGCACCTCCTCAGCCGGGGCAGGCCAACCCTGA
- a CDS encoding toll/interleukin-1 receptor domain-containing protein has translation MPRRNSGHTSYGPVNNSAIGDRNVVRGNSIGHGDPEPPGPLPHRPETGRDDGEIEYDLAFSFAGEHRSYVERTKLACDRLGMRVFYDRDKTNEWWGRNFVAAQRLVYGRRTRYFVPFISAEYFAKQVPSDEFEAAMWTGMERGGGYILPVLIGSPLVPAHRLHPHTGVLRAEDHTPEQLATQLWRKVRSSTGSAHHPPREISEIISPGLADLPLPDLRPLEPDARQQSALLLDRLGSLLARELPRLRRVGLAESVERSETAVVARVTRHGRTVYALDIDRTEQEDGTLLFGLDRHQPGNEAAVDATARPCRGERDGTVAVLLSDRSLLGGEPGELTLATEELLERIWHQMIRRLESRR, from the coding sequence GTGCCGCGGAGGAATTCGGGACACACCAGCTACGGGCCGGTGAACAACTCGGCCATCGGGGACCGCAATGTGGTGCGCGGAAACTCGATCGGCCACGGCGACCCGGAACCACCAGGGCCACTGCCCCACCGGCCGGAGACCGGGCGGGACGACGGGGAGATCGAATACGACCTCGCGTTCTCCTTCGCGGGCGAGCACCGCAGCTATGTGGAGCGCACGAAGCTCGCCTGCGACCGGCTCGGCATGCGTGTCTTCTACGACCGGGACAAGACCAACGAATGGTGGGGCCGCAACTTCGTGGCCGCGCAACGCCTGGTCTACGGCAGGCGCACCCGGTACTTCGTGCCGTTCATCTCCGCGGAGTACTTCGCCAAGCAGGTGCCCTCCGACGAGTTCGAGGCCGCGATGTGGACGGGCATGGAGCGCGGGGGCGGCTACATCCTGCCGGTGCTGATCGGCAGCCCACTGGTGCCCGCGCACCGGCTGCATCCGCACACCGGCGTGTTGCGGGCCGAGGACCACACCCCGGAGCAACTCGCCACGCAACTCTGGCGGAAGGTGCGGAGCAGCACGGGCAGCGCGCACCACCCGCCAAGGGAGATCAGCGAGATCATCTCGCCAGGGCTGGCCGACCTGCCGCTGCCGGACTTGCGGCCCCTCGAGCCGGACGCCCGGCAGCAGTCGGCGTTGCTGCTGGACCGCCTCGGCAGCCTGCTGGCGAGGGAACTGCCCCGGCTGCGGCGGGTCGGCCTGGCGGAGTCGGTCGAGCGGTCCGAAACCGCGGTGGTGGCCAGGGTGACCCGGCACGGCCGCACCGTGTACGCGCTGGACATCGACCGAACCGAGCAGGAGGACGGCACCCTGCTGTTCGGCCTCGACCGGCACCAGCCTGGCAACGAGGCCGCGGTGGACGCCACCGCCCGCCCCTGCCGTGGCGAACGGGACGGCACGGTCGCGGTGCTGCTGTCCGACCGGTCACTGCTCGGGGGCGAGCCGGGCGAGCTGACCCTGGCCACGGAGGAGCTGCTCGAGCGGATCTGGCACCAGATGATCCGCAGGCTGGAGTCCCGCAGGTAG
- a CDS encoding OmpL47-type beta-barrel domain-containing protein yields MIQRLLAAFRGRPRPARALTAAGLGTSLLALWLVPVSAAPAPDSPGTAQEQVLTWTADDSITEYASVTTTATAGPATIVFENSAATGNTTGMTHTLTFDTSSPEYNQDVDLNILAGPNDAKGGRHEAEVTLTPGKYRFYCAIPGHGQMAGVLVVTEDGGGEDTTPPEVTAEVTGDQDDDGNYIGSATVTLDAQDTGSGVDSVEYEVDDTGFQPYTGPVRIDEPGDHTVQYRGTDMAGNTSEPGSVPFRVVEPDPGDTTPPEVTAEVTGDQDDDGNYIGSATVTLDAQDTGSGVKGIEYDLDEAGFQAYTEPITVQGNGDHTVVYRATDNSGNTSEEGSVIVTIVEADPGDTTPPEVTAEVTGDKDGDGNYVGAATVTLAASDAGSGVESVQYAVDDGSFGPYDEPFEVTEPGAHTVRYRATDNAGNLSDIGSVTFTVAEADPGDTTPPEVTAQVVGPQDAQWNYVDTATVSLSASDQGSGVRFLRYSLDGGSYTAYGEPFEVTGPGAHTVLYHATDQAGNRSVDGKLTFTVVASATDACPGSDVRDTVIIAGHDTTVPNTENDSGCTINDLIDEGGQYAGHKQFVKHVRQVTKELKREGVISGQEKRRIMKAAKRSGIAA; encoded by the coding sequence ATGATCCAACGGCTACTCGCGGCCTTCCGGGGCCGCCCGAGACCGGCCCGCGCGCTGACCGCGGCCGGGCTCGGCACGAGCTTGCTGGCACTGTGGCTGGTGCCGGTGTCCGCGGCGCCGGCACCGGACTCCCCCGGCACCGCCCAGGAGCAGGTGCTGACCTGGACCGCGGACGACAGCATCACCGAATACGCCTCGGTCACCACCACGGCCACGGCGGGTCCGGCGACCATCGTGTTCGAGAACAGCGCGGCAACCGGGAACACCACCGGCATGACCCATACGCTGACCTTCGACACGTCCTCGCCGGAGTATAACCAGGATGTGGACCTGAACATCCTGGCGGGCCCGAACGACGCCAAGGGCGGGCGGCATGAGGCCGAGGTGACGCTGACCCCCGGAAAGTACCGGTTCTACTGCGCCATCCCCGGGCACGGGCAGATGGCGGGCGTGCTGGTGGTGACCGAGGACGGTGGCGGCGAGGACACCACCCCGCCGGAGGTCACCGCCGAGGTCACCGGCGACCAGGACGACGACGGCAACTACATCGGCTCCGCCACCGTCACCCTGGACGCGCAGGACACCGGATCCGGGGTGGACAGTGTCGAGTACGAGGTGGACGACACCGGGTTCCAGCCGTACACCGGGCCGGTGCGGATCGACGAACCCGGTGACCACACGGTGCAGTACCGCGGCACGGACATGGCCGGCAACACCTCCGAGCCCGGTTCGGTGCCCTTCCGGGTCGTCGAGCCGGATCCAGGGGACACCACCCCGCCGGAGGTCACCGCCGAGGTCACCGGCGACCAGGACGACGACGGCAACTACATCGGCTCCGCCACCGTCACGCTTGACGCGCAGGACACCGGATCCGGGGTCAAGGGCATCGAGTACGACCTCGACGAGGCCGGGTTCCAGGCCTACACCGAGCCGATCACCGTCCAGGGCAACGGGGACCACACCGTCGTCTACCGGGCGACCGACAACTCCGGCAACACCTCCGAGGAGGGTTCGGTCATCGTCACCATCGTGGAGGCCGACCCTGGCGACACCACCCCGCCGGAGGTCACCGCCGAGGTCACCGGGGACAAGGACGGCGACGGCAACTACGTCGGTGCGGCCACGGTGACCCTTGCGGCGAGCGATGCCGGCTCCGGGGTGGAATCGGTGCAGTACGCGGTGGACGACGGTTCCTTCGGCCCGTATGACGAGCCGTTCGAGGTCACCGAGCCCGGTGCGCACACCGTGCGCTACCGGGCAACCGACAACGCGGGGAACCTCTCCGATATCGGGTCGGTGACCTTCACCGTGGCCGAGGCCGACCCTGGTGACACCACCCCGCCGGAGGTCACCGCACAGGTCGTCGGCCCGCAGGACGCCCAGTGGAACTATGTCGATACCGCCACGGTGAGCCTTTCCGCCAGTGACCAGGGGTCCGGGGTGCGCTTCCTGCGCTACTCCCTGGACGGCGGTTCCTACACCGCCTACGGCGAGCCCTTCGAGGTCACCGGCCCCGGTGCGCACACGGTGCTGTACCACGCCACCGACCAGGCGGGTAACCGCTCGGTGGACGGCAAGCTCACCTTCACGGTGGTGGCCTCGGCCACCGACGCCTGCCCCGGCTCGGACGTGCGGGACACGGTGATCATCGCGGGCCATGACACCACGGTGCCGAACACCGAGAACGACTCCGGCTGCACCATCAACGACCTGATCGACGAGGGCGGTCAGTACGCAGGGCACAAGCAGTTCGTCAAGCACGTCCGGCAGGTCACCAAGGAACTCAAGCGGGAAGGGGTGATCTCCGGCCAGGAGAAGCGGCGCATCATGAAGGCCGCCAAGCGCTCCGGCATCGCCGCCTGA